One region of Micromonospora ureilytica genomic DNA includes:
- a CDS encoding AfsR/SARP family transcriptional regulator → MVEFRILGTVEAWAGGKRVDLGSRKQRLVLAVLLLEPNRMVPLDRLVDLVWGEDVPASARASIQTLVSRLRTALRQAGDGPAIVGRGAGYVVHVDPLMVDAHRFTDLVLKAGSSDDERAVELFDQALALWHGEALAGVASTEVAERLCGHLDEARWTALEDRLDAQLRLGEGRRLLAELTRLVTDHPLRQRLVGQLMLALHRDGRTAAALNVYRTLRTRLAGDLGLDPAPELVWLESAILRADPALDPAARPMDTSPPEPVRPAQLPHDAHGFAGRAEELARLDAGLESTSGTKIWVISGTAGVGKTALALHWAHRHRERFPGGQLYLDLRGFDAEHDPLSESAGLLQLLSGLGVDPRLIPADVAGRAALFRSLLAGERVLLVLDNVRDAAQVNALIPSAGTVILTSRQRLGDLIARTGAQTLSLSVLTVADSRRLLEAALGVDQVATEAAAAGKLADLCGHLPLALRIAVANILAVPNSEITGLVQELSDGDRLAGFTVDGAEESAVTRAFASSYRALPAEHRLLFRRLGLLPGPTFTALPASVAAGLPPARTDRLMRALAAAHLVEQYTRGRFRLHDLLRRYAVDRALVEDTAVEREHARGLVLDHYLRTADAAGRQLIPHFLRLPRKVENDIGFPDNSSALAWLDAEWPTLAAAVGQAAARGPRPLAWHIADALRAYFHQRGHRAEWVNVASMALEAAHGEGDERAQAAMHQSIALAYVNMGRYAEAKDHLDSALRRNTSDGWHEGRAAVLNNLSAVHQRLGNPHASIDCGLESLDLQHKSGKTAGIAMPLANLGFAYWQLGLLDQALEHFGRALELGEQQGARFSVAVLLVDLGNVHRDLGNPDTAEEFYARALAANRELGYHYGEATALSGRALLHCQTGPSEQTLDDARSAVELTRKISDRGTEAWTLNALGDVCLRLSLPAEAADHHDRALQIARSTSFRWCEADALRGSAAALLNLDDLDEARARATLAIDLAHRAGYRLVEARALRTLAEIRARLDGNELAGARNSSRRR, encoded by the coding sequence GTGGTGGAATTCCGGATCCTGGGCACCGTCGAGGCATGGGCGGGCGGGAAACGGGTCGACCTCGGTTCGCGCAAGCAGCGCCTGGTGCTCGCGGTGTTGCTGCTGGAGCCCAACCGAATGGTGCCGCTGGACCGGTTGGTCGATCTCGTCTGGGGCGAGGATGTGCCGGCGTCCGCACGAGCCTCGATCCAGACACTCGTATCCCGTCTACGCACGGCACTTCGGCAGGCCGGCGACGGGCCCGCAATCGTCGGCCGGGGAGCCGGCTACGTCGTACACGTGGATCCGCTCATGGTCGACGCGCATCGGTTCACGGACCTGGTCCTCAAGGCCGGCTCGTCGGATGACGAGCGCGCGGTCGAGCTGTTCGACCAGGCGCTGGCGCTCTGGCACGGCGAGGCCCTCGCGGGTGTGGCGTCCACGGAAGTCGCGGAACGCCTGTGCGGTCACCTCGATGAAGCTCGATGGACCGCGCTGGAAGACCGCCTGGACGCCCAACTGCGGCTGGGCGAGGGCCGGCGGCTGCTCGCCGAGCTGACCAGGCTCGTGACCGACCACCCGCTGCGGCAGCGGCTCGTGGGCCAACTCATGCTGGCGCTGCACCGCGATGGCCGCACCGCCGCCGCGCTCAACGTCTATCGCACCCTGCGTACGCGACTGGCCGGTGACCTCGGCCTCGATCCGGCACCGGAACTGGTGTGGTTGGAGTCCGCGATTCTGCGCGCGGACCCGGCTCTGGATCCGGCCGCGAGACCCATGGACACATCACCACCCGAGCCGGTACGGCCGGCGCAGTTGCCCCACGACGCCCACGGATTTGCTGGACGCGCAGAAGAACTCGCCCGGCTCGACGCCGGACTGGAGTCCACGTCGGGCACGAAGATCTGGGTCATCAGTGGCACCGCCGGCGTCGGCAAGACCGCCCTCGCCCTCCACTGGGCCCACCGCCACCGGGAGAGGTTCCCGGGTGGGCAGCTCTACCTCGACCTCCGTGGCTTCGACGCCGAGCACGACCCGCTCAGCGAGTCCGCCGGACTCCTCCAGCTGCTCAGCGGCCTCGGTGTCGATCCCCGGCTGATCCCGGCGGATGTGGCGGGCCGGGCGGCTCTGTTCCGCTCGCTGCTGGCCGGCGAACGCGTCCTGTTGGTGCTGGACAACGTGCGCGACGCGGCCCAGGTGAACGCGCTGATCCCGTCGGCGGGCACGGTCATCCTCACCAGTAGGCAGCGGCTCGGGGACCTGATCGCCCGCACCGGCGCGCAAACACTGTCGCTGTCCGTGCTCACCGTCGCAGACTCACGCCGGCTGCTGGAGGCCGCGCTCGGCGTCGACCAGGTCGCCACCGAAGCAGCCGCAGCCGGGAAACTGGCGGATCTCTGCGGTCACCTGCCGCTCGCACTGCGGATCGCGGTGGCCAACATCCTCGCCGTCCCGAATTCGGAGATCACCGGGCTGGTGCAGGAACTCTCCGATGGTGACCGGTTGGCCGGGTTCACCGTGGACGGTGCCGAGGAGAGTGCCGTCACGAGGGCCTTCGCCTCGTCCTACAGAGCGCTTCCAGCGGAGCATCGGCTGCTCTTCCGTCGCCTCGGACTGCTGCCCGGACCGACATTCACCGCGCTGCCGGCGAGCGTGGCCGCCGGGCTACCGCCGGCTCGGACTGACCGACTGATGAGGGCGTTGGCCGCGGCACACCTGGTCGAGCAATACACACGTGGGCGCTTCCGGTTGCACGATCTGCTCCGACGGTATGCGGTCGACCGGGCGCTGGTCGAAGACACGGCCGTCGAGCGCGAACACGCCCGCGGACTGGTCTTGGACCATTACCTGCGTACAGCCGACGCGGCGGGCAGGCAGCTCATCCCTCACTTCCTCCGGCTACCGAGGAAGGTGGAGAACGACATCGGCTTCCCGGACAACAGCAGCGCGCTCGCCTGGCTCGACGCCGAGTGGCCGACCCTTGCCGCCGCGGTCGGCCAGGCAGCAGCGCGAGGCCCACGACCGCTGGCGTGGCACATCGCCGACGCCCTCCGGGCCTACTTCCACCAGCGCGGTCACCGCGCGGAATGGGTGAACGTGGCCTCGATGGCGCTGGAAGCCGCGCACGGCGAGGGCGACGAACGGGCGCAAGCTGCCATGCACCAGAGCATCGCGCTCGCCTACGTCAACATGGGCCGCTACGCAGAAGCGAAAGACCATCTCGACAGTGCACTACGGCGGAACACGTCCGACGGCTGGCACGAAGGCCGCGCCGCCGTGCTGAACAATCTCAGCGCGGTCCACCAGCGCCTCGGCAACCCCCACGCGTCGATCGACTGCGGGCTGGAATCACTGGACCTTCAACATAAGTCGGGGAAAACCGCCGGGATCGCCATGCCACTGGCGAATCTCGGCTTCGCCTATTGGCAGTTGGGCCTGCTGGACCAAGCGCTCGAGCACTTCGGCCGGGCTCTGGAACTGGGGGAACAACAGGGCGCCCGTTTCAGCGTCGCCGTCCTGCTCGTGGATCTCGGGAACGTGCACCGAGACCTCGGCAACCCCGACACGGCCGAGGAGTTCTACGCCCGGGCGCTGGCCGCGAACCGTGAACTCGGGTATCACTACGGCGAAGCGACCGCGCTGTCCGGCCGCGCGCTGCTGCACTGCCAGACAGGTCCTTCGGAGCAGACCCTCGACGACGCCCGGTCGGCAGTCGAGCTGACCAGGAAGATCAGTGACCGCGGTACCGAGGCGTGGACACTCAACGCGCTCGGGGACGTCTGCCTGCGGTTGAGCCTGCCCGCCGAAGCCGCGGACCACCACGACCGAGCCCTGCAGATCGCGCGCTCGACCAGCTTCCGTTGGTGTGAAGCCGATGCGTTACGGGGCTCGGCCGCGGCGCTGCTGAACCTCGACGACCTCGACGAAGCCCGGGCCCGAGCCACGCTCGCCATCGACCTCGCTCACCGGGCCGGGTACCGGCTCGTCGAGGCCCGCGCACTGCGCACACTCGCCGAGATTCGGGCGAGGCTGGACGGGAACGAGCTCGCGGGCGCGCGCAACAGTTCGCGGCGGCGGTAG
- a CDS encoding carotenoid oxygenase family protein, whose product MTSFSRRQVLRSAMAGGVAAAGFGGLSLAGGRGETTLAASDGRLGRYPFLEGAFAPVRKEVTAFDLPVTGRIPRELVGRYLRIGPNVLGLEDPQAHAWMRGEGMVHGVRLRDGRAEWYRNRWVRSAAVAEKLGEPYPGPVPEGDYACNTHVIAHNGRILTLLESGPMPYELDGELNTVGPYDFNGTFSGAFTAHTKLDVEAGELHAVTYSPMWDHVRHLVVDPAGRIVRTTQVPLAGSPMMHDFALTKRYVVLFDVPVTFDPEAAAAGHPVPYIWNDQHPARVGVLPRAGGAARWFEVPRILYSHTLNAYDDGGSVVVDLTTFPAPFYAAGRGTGGPGSVGSPSLDRWTIDLTRGRVRTSRLDDRPQEYPRVNDALVSRRHRYGYSAAAAEMFQAYETVDGVPPDRTFTNALIKHDLKRGTSEVHRFPRHAAASEAVFVPAEASDPSIAEDDGYAMAYVHNPERNASDLVILAAQDFTGKPVARVHLPARVPLGFHGSWVPDA is encoded by the coding sequence ATGACCAGTTTCAGTCGACGACAGGTGCTGCGTTCGGCGATGGCAGGAGGTGTCGCCGCCGCCGGTTTCGGCGGACTGTCACTGGCCGGCGGACGCGGTGAGACGACGCTAGCCGCTTCGGACGGTCGGCTCGGCAGGTACCCGTTCCTCGAGGGCGCGTTCGCCCCGGTCCGGAAGGAGGTGACAGCGTTCGACCTGCCGGTCACCGGCCGCATCCCCAGGGAGTTGGTCGGGCGCTATCTGCGGATCGGCCCCAACGTGCTCGGGTTGGAGGACCCGCAGGCCCATGCCTGGATGCGCGGTGAGGGAATGGTGCACGGAGTTCGACTTCGGGACGGGCGCGCCGAGTGGTACCGCAACCGCTGGGTCCGGTCGGCCGCGGTGGCCGAGAAGCTGGGCGAGCCGTACCCCGGGCCGGTGCCGGAGGGGGACTACGCCTGCAACACCCACGTCATCGCGCACAACGGCCGGATCCTGACACTGCTGGAGAGCGGACCCATGCCGTACGAACTCGACGGCGAGCTGAACACCGTCGGCCCGTACGACTTCAACGGAACGTTCAGCGGCGCCTTCACCGCGCACACCAAGCTCGACGTCGAGGCCGGCGAGTTGCACGCCGTCACCTACAGCCCGATGTGGGACCACGTCCGCCATCTCGTCGTGGACCCGGCTGGCCGGATCGTCCGGACGACGCAGGTCCCATTGGCCGGCAGCCCGATGATGCACGACTTCGCGTTGACCAAGCGGTACGTCGTCCTCTTCGACGTCCCGGTCACGTTCGACCCGGAGGCGGCAGCGGCGGGGCATCCGGTGCCGTACATCTGGAACGACCAGCACCCGGCCCGGGTCGGGGTGCTGCCCCGGGCGGGCGGAGCGGCCCGCTGGTTCGAGGTGCCGCGGATCCTCTACTCCCACACCCTCAACGCCTATGACGACGGCGGGTCGGTGGTGGTGGACCTCACCACGTTCCCGGCTCCGTTCTACGCGGCTGGTCGGGGCACCGGCGGTCCGGGATCCGTCGGCAGCCCGTCGCTGGACCGCTGGACGATCGACCTGACGCGCGGCCGGGTCCGCACGAGCCGGCTGGACGACCGCCCGCAGGAGTACCCCCGGGTGAACGACGCGCTGGTGTCCCGGCGGCACCGGTACGGATATTCGGCGGCCGCCGCCGAGATGTTCCAGGCCTACGAGACCGTCGACGGCGTCCCACCCGACCGGACGTTCACCAATGCGCTGATCAAGCACGACCTGAAGCGCGGCACGTCAGAGGTACACCGCTTCCCCCGGCACGCCGCCGCCAGCGAGGCCGTGTTCGTCCCAGCGGAAGCCTCGGATCCCTCGATCGCCGAGGACGACGGTTACGCGATGGCCTACGTGCACAATCCGGAGCGCAATGCCTCCGACCTGGTGATCCTGGCCGCGCAGGACTTCACCGGCAAGCCGGTCGCCCGGGTCCACCTGCCGGCACGGGTGCCGCTCGGTTTCCACGGCAGTTGGGTTCCCGACGCATGA
- a CDS encoding sensor histidine kinase codes for MISRQGVVDVGLVVVAVGFGLFILVPTIDMHSRVALVLDLALGTAACGALAGRKRFPVAVAAFAVAASAVSAFAAGASLVALFTAAIRVRTPVIAALTAAELIATFCFPLVYPEPAGFSYRTQIIMGSLMNLAVAGWGLMVRAQRNYLRAVLDHAHDLEVGQELLAATTRDQERRRIAREMHDALAHRLSLLSVHAGALEFRSDLSPEQTRTMAAVIRQTSHDALADLQDVIGILRDGSTSAGSLLEPRVGLDDLPALIDESRLSGTEVNVDQCVDQASGSASRNAAAAATAYRIVQESLTNARKHAPGSPVRIVVRSQEAGEIAVTVSTFLDRRPGPTSIIPGSGTGLSGLSERVSLLGGTFSSGRAANQFVVTARLPWGT; via the coding sequence GTGATCAGCCGCCAGGGCGTGGTCGACGTCGGTCTCGTCGTTGTCGCGGTCGGGTTCGGCCTGTTCATCCTGGTCCCGACCATCGATATGCACAGTCGCGTCGCCCTGGTCCTCGATCTCGCGCTCGGTACGGCTGCGTGTGGGGCGCTGGCGGGCCGCAAGAGATTCCCCGTGGCGGTCGCGGCGTTTGCCGTCGCCGCGTCAGCCGTGTCCGCGTTTGCCGCCGGTGCCTCGCTGGTCGCCCTGTTCACCGCGGCGATCCGGGTTCGCACTCCCGTGATCGCCGCACTGACCGCGGCGGAGCTGATCGCGACGTTCTGCTTTCCGTTGGTGTATCCCGAGCCGGCGGGCTTCAGCTACCGCACGCAGATCATCATGGGCAGCTTGATGAACCTGGCCGTGGCGGGCTGGGGCCTGATGGTCCGTGCCCAGCGCAACTACCTTCGGGCGGTCCTGGACCATGCACACGATCTCGAGGTCGGCCAGGAACTCCTTGCGGCGACCACCCGGGACCAGGAACGTCGCCGGATAGCCCGGGAGATGCACGACGCGCTCGCCCACCGCCTGTCCCTTTTGAGCGTCCACGCCGGTGCGCTTGAGTTCCGCTCCGACCTGTCGCCGGAGCAGACCCGCACCATGGCCGCTGTCATCCGGCAAACCAGCCACGACGCGCTGGCTGACCTCCAGGATGTGATCGGAATCCTGCGCGACGGATCGACCAGCGCGGGAAGTCTGCTTGAGCCCCGGGTCGGGCTGGACGACCTGCCCGCGCTTATCGACGAATCCCGGCTGAGCGGCACGGAGGTGAACGTGGACCAGTGCGTCGACCAGGCCAGCGGCAGCGCATCGAGGAATGCCGCCGCCGCGGCGACCGCCTACCGCATCGTCCAGGAGAGCCTCACCAACGCGCGCAAGCACGCACCCGGTTCGCCTGTTCGGATCGTGGTCCGATCCCAGGAGGCGGGGGAAATCGCCGTGACAGTCAGCACCTTCCTCGACCGACGGCCCGGCCCGACGTCGATCATCCCCGGCAGTGGGACAGGGTTGAGTGGGCTCAGCGAGCGAGTGTCCCTTCTGGGCGGCACCTTCAGTTCCGGAAGGGCCGCTAATCAGTTCGTCGTCACCGCGAGGCTCCCATGGGGGACCTAG
- a CDS encoding response regulator transcription factor → MGDLEETTRVALVDDDALVRMGLRAMLDGVQGIHVVAEATDGADVPAIVDAHHPQVVLMDLRMKKIDGITATQRLHDRGDGPAVIVLTTFDDHDLVVRAIRAGAVGFLLKHAPPEDIVRAIRSARQGDSVLSPEIARRLITMVANSTSHDIDRLAARERLHHLSAREIQVATAVADGKSNAEIAAALTLTVATVKGYISAILSKTASNNRVQLALIVQAADL, encoded by the coding sequence ATGGGGGACCTAGAAGAGACGACACGCGTTGCCCTGGTCGACGACGACGCGCTGGTACGGATGGGATTGAGGGCGATGCTCGACGGAGTCCAAGGGATCCATGTGGTCGCAGAAGCAACAGACGGCGCCGACGTGCCGGCCATCGTCGACGCACACCATCCCCAGGTCGTCCTGATGGACCTGCGGATGAAGAAGATCGACGGAATCACCGCGACGCAGCGACTCCACGACCGCGGAGACGGCCCCGCGGTGATCGTCCTGACCACGTTCGACGACCATGACCTGGTCGTCAGAGCGATCCGGGCAGGAGCCGTCGGCTTCCTCCTCAAACATGCCCCACCGGAGGACATCGTCCGCGCCATCCGGTCAGCACGCCAAGGGGACAGCGTTCTGTCGCCGGAGATCGCCCGACGGCTCATCACGATGGTCGCCAACAGCACCAGCCACGACATCGACCGACTGGCGGCACGAGAACGCCTCCACCATCTCAGCGCTCGTGAGATCCAGGTCGCCACGGCCGTCGCCGACGGCAAGTCAAACGCCGAAATCGCGGCGGCCCTCACCCTCACTGTCGCGACCGTCAAGGGTTACATCAGTGCCATCCTCAGCAAGACCGCATCCAACAATCGGGTCCAACTAGCCCTGATCGTCCAGGCGGCAGATCTCTAA
- a CDS encoding MBL fold metallo-hydrolase has translation MSESEAAIPIAPGVVLARCPKPQSHTGMVTMVAIDAGAGGVLLVDSGMSDYMPAALSPALTLLGRGVRDVTAVCSTHGHRDHTGGIPAIREVSGARSYFSPHDIDLAGFAPDVPVSGGDRISRGDVTLDVVETPGHTAGSVCFYEPIRRLLIVGDSVQGTGSARKLPVYYGSGRQYRASIRSLLELPVDLMVVGHPLEWQGGHTSVFRGADCQGILTASLRASEVIAAATEAVLRASLTTDLAASRSAILGRLAAAPTFAQFDPGEPVEEDTDATLLSELGDLTGSEKP, from the coding sequence GTGTCTGAGTCTGAAGCGGCGATCCCGATCGCGCCAGGTGTGGTCCTGGCCCGTTGTCCCAAACCCCAGAGCCACACCGGCATGGTGACGATGGTGGCAATCGACGCGGGAGCAGGGGGCGTGCTCCTCGTGGACAGCGGGATGTCCGACTACATGCCGGCGGCACTGAGCCCGGCGCTCACCCTGCTCGGCAGAGGCGTCCGGGACGTGACCGCGGTGTGCAGCACACACGGCCATCGTGACCACACGGGCGGCATCCCGGCGATCCGCGAGGTCAGTGGTGCGCGTTCCTACTTCTCCCCGCACGACATCGACCTCGCCGGTTTCGCACCCGACGTGCCGGTGTCCGGGGGTGACCGAATCAGCCGGGGGGACGTCACCCTCGACGTGGTCGAGACGCCGGGGCACACTGCCGGCAGCGTCTGTTTCTACGAACCGATCCGACGACTGCTGATCGTCGGCGACAGCGTGCAGGGTACGGGATCCGCCCGGAAACTCCCGGTCTACTACGGCTCCGGTCGCCAGTACCGGGCCAGCATCCGCAGTCTTCTGGAGCTGCCGGTAGACCTGATGGTGGTCGGCCATCCGCTGGAATGGCAGGGGGGCCACACCAGCGTGTTTCGGGGTGCCGACTGTCAGGGAATCCTCACCGCGAGCCTGCGAGCCTCGGAGGTGATCGCGGCGGCGACCGAGGCGGTGCTACGGGCGTCGCTCACCACCGACCTCGCAGCGAGTCGTTCGGCGATTTTGGGCCGACTGGCGGCCGCACCGACCTTCGCGCAGTTCGACCCCGGTGAGCCTGTCGAGGAGGACACTGACGCGACGCTCCTCAGCGAACTGGGTGACTTGACCGGCTCCGAGAAGCCCTGA
- the aroA gene encoding 3-phosphoshikimate 1-carboxyvinyltransferase: MTSAPRTVVARVPGSKSVMARALVIAALAEGTTRLVAPLVAADTVAFAEGLRSLGFPVIREPDVWSVTGDPAGPPATEATVWCHDSGTAARFVPALAALGSGRYVIDASAQMRARPMGSLLTAMRGLDVRVDAAVGGGLPWVVHGSRVAGGAVEVDAGASSQYLSALCLSAPAMRHGLTVRAPNPVSAPYVHLTLTMMRQFGVESSWQDSTITVPPGTYQAQEYQIEPDASTASYFFAAAAVTGNTVTVPGLGRLSSQGDLRFATEVLPTMGCRVEVGDNSVTVTGPTRLRSPGTVAMRDISDTMMTLAAIAPFADAPTRITDVANCRLKESDRIDAITTALTACGVSTRSGPDWLEVDPGIPTGALVRTRSDHRIAMSMSVTGLRTPAIEFDEPSCVDKTFPQFHEEFAALARGWGLPLDEKRNSV, translated from the coding sequence ATGACTTCTGCACCCCGTACGGTAGTTGCGCGTGTTCCCGGTTCTAAGTCGGTCATGGCCAGAGCGTTGGTCATCGCGGCTCTGGCCGAGGGGACGACCCGCCTGGTGGCCCCTCTGGTCGCGGCCGACACCGTTGCTTTCGCGGAGGGTCTGCGCAGCCTCGGGTTCCCGGTGATCCGCGAGCCCGACGTGTGGAGCGTGACAGGTGATCCGGCCGGCCCGCCCGCCACGGAGGCGACGGTGTGGTGCCACGATTCGGGCACTGCGGCGAGGTTCGTGCCGGCCCTGGCAGCGTTGGGTTCGGGGCGATATGTGATCGATGCCAGCGCGCAGATGCGGGCCCGCCCAATGGGGTCATTGTTGACGGCGATGCGGGGCCTCGATGTTCGGGTCGACGCTGCGGTCGGGGGCGGCCTGCCGTGGGTCGTGCACGGCTCACGCGTCGCCGGCGGAGCCGTCGAGGTGGATGCGGGCGCCTCCAGTCAGTACCTCTCGGCACTGTGCCTGTCGGCACCGGCGATGCGACACGGCCTCACGGTGCGGGCACCCAACCCCGTCTCGGCGCCGTACGTCCATCTCACGTTGACGATGATGCGGCAGTTCGGGGTCGAGTCCAGTTGGCAGGATTCCACGATCACTGTCCCGCCGGGCACCTACCAGGCTCAGGAGTATCAGATCGAGCCGGATGCGTCGACGGCGTCGTACTTCTTCGCCGCTGCCGCCGTCACGGGAAACACGGTGACGGTGCCGGGTCTCGGCCGACTGTCGAGCCAGGGCGATCTCCGGTTCGCCACGGAGGTTCTACCGACGATGGGTTGCCGGGTGGAGGTCGGTGACAACAGCGTCACCGTCACCGGCCCGACCCGACTGCGTTCACCAGGCACGGTCGCCATGCGCGACATCAGCGACACCATGATGACCCTGGCGGCCATCGCGCCGTTCGCCGATGCGCCGACCCGGATCACCGATGTGGCGAACTGCCGGCTGAAGGAGTCGGATCGCATCGACGCGATCACCACCGCGCTCACCGCCTGCGGCGTGTCCACCCGCTCAGGTCCTGACTGGCTCGAAGTCGACCCGGGAATCCCGACTGGAGCGCTGGTGCGGACCCGCTCAGATCACCGCATCGCGATGAGCATGAGCGTGACGGGCCTTCGGACGCCGGCAATCGAGTTTGACGAACCGTCCTGCGTCGACAAGACCTTCCCGCAGTTTCACGAGGAGTTCGCCGCCCTGGCACGTGGCTGGGGCCTGCCACTCGACGAGAAACGAAACAGTGTCTGA
- a CDS encoding helix-turn-helix domain-containing protein codes for MEYVSRVPRPPLDGLIDDLYYLEGAPPYSRLTLPPPSALLIVNLGAPFRIRAGADIEAAEYADGCVVTMPTRAWEFGYPLRTRSVGVHFKPWGLAPFLPMPAAELRDRPVTLEHIWGRPATAELRDRLATAAGPSEMLTLLEEELMRRLCETPSLGLVRHTSSVIVATRGVVAIGDVTAAAGVSSTHLAQRFKELVGVTPKRLARTYRFAATVLSIDPAGPIDWSDLAAGAGYFDQAHFGHEFRAFTGLTPTRYVEVRRRFLREHPGHVLDSWPLPAD; via the coding sequence GTGGAGTACGTGTCCAGAGTGCCGCGGCCGCCGCTGGACGGGCTGATCGACGACCTTTACTACCTGGAGGGTGCGCCGCCGTACTCCCGGCTGACGCTGCCGCCGCCGTCGGCGTTGCTCATCGTCAACCTCGGGGCGCCGTTCCGCATCCGCGCCGGCGCCGACATCGAGGCGGCCGAGTACGCCGACGGCTGCGTGGTCACCATGCCCACCCGCGCATGGGAGTTCGGCTATCCACTCCGAACCCGGTCCGTCGGCGTGCACTTCAAGCCGTGGGGGCTGGCGCCGTTCCTGCCGATGCCGGCGGCCGAACTACGTGACCGGCCGGTGACGTTAGAGCACATCTGGGGCCGGCCCGCCACCGCTGAGCTGCGGGATCGGCTGGCCACGGCGGCCGGGCCGTCCGAAATGCTGACGCTGCTCGAGGAGGAGTTGATGCGACGGCTGTGCGAGACCCCCAGTCTGGGACTGGTCCGGCATACGAGCAGCGTCATCGTGGCGACCAGGGGGGTGGTGGCGATCGGCGACGTGACGGCGGCAGCCGGTGTCAGCAGCACTCACCTGGCGCAGCGGTTCAAGGAGCTCGTCGGCGTCACGCCCAAGCGGCTGGCCCGCACCTACCGCTTCGCCGCCACAGTGCTCTCGATCGACCCCGCCGGACCGATCGACTGGAGCGACCTCGCCGCTGGGGCAGGCTATTTCGACCAGGCGCACTTCGGCCACGAGTTCCGGGCGTTCACCGGGCTCACACCGACCCGATATGTCGAGGTCCGGCGGCGGTTCCTGCGCGAACATCCCGGCCACGTGCTGGACAGTTGGCCGCTGCCGGCCGATTGA
- a CDS encoding dihydrofolate reductase family protein yields the protein MGKVVMYGSVSVDGFVADENDQPGPLFDWLLGGDVPLDESGALKVSQSSYDYTRPYWDQIGVTIAGRHVFDMTDGWDGKPPGGVDHVVVVTHRPKPEGWDPEAPFHFVDGVQAAMAKAQELAGDRVVEVAAGDVGGQVLAAGLVDEVRMDVVPVVFGSGKRYFGSVHAQHLLEDPDVVIQGNRVLHLRYRVRRRTI from the coding sequence GTGGGCAAGGTGGTCATGTACGGCTCGGTGTCGGTGGACGGCTTCGTCGCGGACGAGAACGACCAGCCCGGACCACTGTTCGACTGGTTGCTCGGCGGTGACGTCCCGTTGGACGAGAGCGGCGCGTTGAAGGTGTCGCAGTCCTCCTACGACTACACCCGGCCGTACTGGGACCAGATCGGAGTCACGATCGCCGGCCGCCACGTCTTCGACATGACGGACGGCTGGGACGGGAAACCCCCGGGCGGGGTCGACCACGTGGTCGTCGTGACGCACCGGCCGAAGCCCGAGGGCTGGGACCCCGAGGCGCCGTTTCACTTCGTCGACGGCGTCCAGGCAGCCATGGCCAAGGCGCAGGAGCTCGCGGGTGACCGCGTCGTCGAGGTCGCCGCCGGCGACGTCGGTGGCCAGGTGCTTGCCGCGGGCCTGGTCGACGAGGTGCGCATGGACGTCGTACCCGTCGTGTTCGGGTCCGGCAAGCGGTACTTCGGATCCGTCCACGCGCAGCACCTGTTGGAGGATCCGGACGTGGTGATTCAGGGCAATCGGGTGCTTCACCTGCGCTATCGGGTACGCCGTCGAACGATCTGA
- a CDS encoding siderophore-interacting protein: MTGLAERLADVASGAMLDSAHVTGLSHLSPEFIRMTLSAEAFRKATWVPGAKLQLRPRRGSMSLRTYTPTMWDATDGVTELVVYTHGNGPAAQWFERATEGQTSEVFGPRRSIDLRKAAGPVLFVGDETSVALARALLTIPAETSYVFEARDPIALTDVLAQLGISERVAVVAKDADRVELLQHGRAAAIQAPYTLIVTGDAATVHAVRRDSRGWKRKPRQVMGKAYWAEGRTGLD; encoded by the coding sequence ATGACCGGACTCGCCGAACGCCTGGCCGACGTCGCCAGTGGCGCGATGCTGGACAGCGCCCACGTCACCGGCCTCAGCCACCTCTCCCCCGAGTTCATTCGGATGACGCTGTCGGCCGAGGCATTCCGCAAGGCGACCTGGGTGCCCGGGGCGAAACTCCAGCTCCGGCCGCGGCGCGGCTCGATGAGCCTGCGCACCTACACACCGACGATGTGGGACGCCACCGACGGTGTGACGGAGCTGGTCGTGTACACGCACGGAAACGGTCCGGCGGCGCAGTGGTTCGAGCGGGCGACGGAAGGCCAGACCAGTGAGGTCTTCGGGCCGCGGCGCTCGATCGACCTGCGCAAGGCCGCCGGTCCCGTGCTCTTCGTCGGGGACGAGACCAGCGTGGCGCTCGCCCGCGCACTGCTCACCATTCCCGCCGAGACGTCGTATGTCTTCGAGGCACGCGATCCCATTGCGCTCACGGACGTACTCGCCCAACTGGGGATCAGCGAACGAGTGGCGGTCGTCGCGAAGGACGCCGACCGGGTCGAGCTTCTCCAGCACGGCCGCGCAGCGGCCATCCAGGCGCCGTACACCCTCATCGTCACCGGCGACGCGGCGACTGTGCATGCCGTGCGGCGCGACAGTCGTGGGTGGAAGCGGAAACCCCGGCAGGTCATGGGCAAGGCATATTGGGCCGAGGGCCGCACCGGCCTCGACTGA